A genomic window from Candidatus Sulfotelmatobacter sp. includes:
- a CDS encoding alpha/beta fold hydrolase: MPQSLIRAFVDSSADPKVQGYLHSPDVSNGNGLVLTHGAGSNAQAPLLIALAEIFCAAGFTVLRCDLPYRQSRSFGPPGPSDAARDRAGLKNAVLALNKIVTGSIFLGGHSYGGRQSSMLCAELSKEDLELVAGLLLCSYPLHPPGKPQQQRTQHLPELRTPTLFVSGTRDPFGSIAELEQAIKMIPAKTKLLPVENAGHDLGFKGKTKQEELPKRIFSEFTAFFPR; this comes from the coding sequence TTGCCTCAGTCCCTTATTCGCGCGTTCGTTGACAGCTCAGCTGATCCCAAAGTACAGGGCTACCTGCACTCGCCCGACGTATCGAACGGCAACGGCCTCGTCCTCACCCACGGTGCCGGCTCGAACGCGCAAGCCCCGCTGCTGATCGCGCTCGCCGAGATTTTTTGCGCCGCGGGATTCACCGTGCTGCGCTGCGATCTTCCTTACCGCCAGTCGCGATCCTTCGGCCCGCCCGGACCCAGCGACGCAGCGCGCGACCGCGCCGGGCTGAAGAATGCCGTCCTCGCTCTCAACAAAATCGTCACGGGCTCAATCTTTCTCGGCGGTCATTCCTACGGTGGACGTCAGTCCAGCATGCTTTGCGCCGAGCTCTCAAAGGAAGACCTCGAGTTGGTGGCAGGATTGCTGCTGTGCTCCTATCCGCTGCACCCGCCCGGAAAGCCACAACAGCAGCGCACCCAGCATCTTCCGGAGCTGCGCACGCCCACGCTTTTCGTCTCGGGCACACGCGATCCCTTCGGCTCCATCGCAGAATTAGAACAGGCAATCAAGATGATTCCGGCCAAGACGAAACTGCTACCAGTAGAGAACGCCGGTCACGACCTGGGATTTAAAGGTAAGACAAAACAAGAAGAATTGCCCAAGCGGATATTCTCCGAGTTCACCGCCTTCTTCCCACGCTGA
- a CDS encoding rhomboid family intramembrane serine protease, whose protein sequence is MRRTGEPMTLSLPPFTKAVTWLLGINTGIFLLRYLLELMGLPARGFAIVYLSLIPLQVVGHGWIWQLVTYSFIHFEFMHWFGNMLGLWMFGSAFEGAWGTRRFVELYFFGVVGAAITTIGFSYAHVLGGNPGTPTVGASGGVFAILIAFGMLFGDQEIMMIPFPFLIKAKYFVGILIVVTLAFAMAGGGNVAYVAHLGGLLFGWLYVRRGPKPAMANVRFAERYYGLRNSYYRWKRRRAAKKFEVYMQKTENRQVHFDEHGNYIPPDDDVRKGNGGGKSGWVN, encoded by the coding sequence GTGCGGCGAACCGGCGAACCGATGACTTTGAGTCTGCCCCCGTTCACCAAAGCGGTGACGTGGCTGCTGGGAATTAACACGGGCATTTTCCTGCTGCGATATCTGTTGGAACTGATGGGACTGCCGGCTCGGGGCTTTGCCATTGTTTATCTTTCTCTGATTCCGCTTCAGGTTGTCGGACACGGTTGGATCTGGCAACTGGTGACCTATAGCTTTATCCACTTCGAATTCATGCACTGGTTCGGAAACATGCTCGGCCTGTGGATGTTCGGTTCAGCGTTCGAAGGAGCATGGGGCACGCGGCGGTTCGTGGAGCTTTATTTTTTCGGCGTCGTCGGAGCGGCGATAACGACAATTGGTTTTTCCTACGCGCACGTGCTTGGGGGAAATCCAGGGACGCCCACGGTGGGCGCCTCGGGTGGCGTCTTCGCGATTCTGATCGCATTCGGCATGCTGTTTGGGGATCAGGAAATCATGATGATCCCGTTTCCTTTCCTCATCAAAGCGAAATATTTTGTGGGGATCCTGATCGTAGTAACGCTGGCTTTCGCGATGGCCGGGGGCGGCAATGTGGCTTATGTCGCGCACCTCGGCGGATTGCTCTTCGGCTGGCTTTACGTGCGGCGTGGGCCGAAACCGGCGATGGCGAATGTCAGGTTCGCGGAGCGTTACTACGGCCTGCGCAATTCCTACTACCGCTGGAAGAGGCGGCGCGCGGCGAAAAAGTTTGAAGTGTATATGCAGAAGACCGAGAACCGCCAGGTCCACTTCGACGAGCACGGAAATTACATTCCTCCCGATGACGACGTCCGAAAAGGCAATGGCGGGGGCAAGTCGGGGTGGGTGAACTGA
- a CDS encoding carboxypeptidase-like regulatory domain-containing protein, producing MNRERFVLNFLVIACTLILALPAISGAPPDKKDKAVGRLLFGKVLDSQDNPLPDAIVYVTNTRTRSVKTYIVGADGTYRFPALSTAVDYEVYAQYKGKKSDAKSVSQFDDRPQVYLDLKVNLK from the coding sequence ATGAATCGCGAACGCTTCGTCCTGAACTTTTTGGTTATTGCCTGCACGTTGATACTGGCTTTGCCGGCCATCTCTGGTGCGCCACCGGACAAGAAGGACAAGGCTGTCGGGCGCTTGCTGTTCGGAAAAGTGCTCGATTCGCAGGATAACCCTCTTCCCGATGCCATCGTTTACGTGACCAACACGCGTACTCGTTCGGTAAAGACTTACATCGTGGGCGCCGACGGCACGTACCGATTTCCGGCCCTCTCCACTGCCGTCGACTACGAGGTTTACGCGCAGTACAAAGGCAAAAAGAGCGATGCCAAATCGGTCAGCCAGTTCGACGATCGTCCCCAAGTGTACCTCGATCTTAAGGTCAATCTTAAGTAG
- the clpB gene encoding ATP-dependent chaperone ClpB gives MPIRWDKFTVKAQEAVQRASQLASEHGNPELRPIHLLAALLEDKEGIVPPVLEKIGIGPQAVLSEVYRELDKLPKVSGEAAQATFSTEVNKLLEQAFKEAANFKDEYVSTEHLLLAITHLKRDIAQQILAQHGATYDAILKALTVVRGSQKVTDQNPEAKYQALERYARDLTEQARRGKLDPVIGRDEEIRRVVQVLSRRTKNNPVLIGEPGVGKTAIVEGLAQRIISGDVPEVLKNKRVVALDLGAMLAGAKYRGEFEDRLKAVLKEIEDSQGQIVLFIDELHTLVGAGASEGAIDASNMLKPALARGELRAIGATTLNEYRKYIEKDAALERRFQIVFVGEPNVEDTISILRGLKEKYEVHHGVRIKDSAIVAAATLSHRYITDRFLPDKAIDLIDEAASSLRIQIDSLPTEIDQLDRKATQLEIEKQALKKEDDVYSRERLAIIEKELAEIREKSNTLKANWKKEKDLIARVRALKEQIEKLRVEEQSELRKGNNERVAEVRFGLIPQAEQELARLSKQMESQGGQRMLKEEVDEEDVARIVSKWTGIPVSKMLEGEVKKLVTMEDRLRQRVVGQDAALERVANAIRRSRAGLSDPKRPIGSFIFLGPTGVGKTELARALAEFLFDDERALLRIDMSEYMEKHSVARLIGAPPGYVGYEEGGQLTEQVRRRPYAVVLFDEIEKAHPDVFNILLQIMDDGRLTDGKGRVVDFKNTILIMTSNIGSAFLQGEGERSEQQFEDASKQVLQALHASFRPEFLNRVDDIIVFRPLGKEQLVHIIELRLEDVRRLLADRKISLELTDAAKDLLFTQGYDPNFGARPLKRAIQKLVQDPLAMKILDGEVLHGDHIVVDADKRIGKMKFEVSKRVGETAEAKR, from the coding sequence ATGCCAATCCGATGGGACAAATTCACCGTCAAAGCGCAGGAAGCCGTACAGCGCGCCAGCCAGCTAGCCTCCGAGCATGGCAATCCCGAGCTCCGCCCGATTCATCTGCTTGCAGCTTTGCTCGAAGACAAAGAAGGCATCGTTCCGCCGGTGCTCGAAAAAATCGGCATTGGCCCGCAAGCCGTGCTCAGCGAGGTTTATCGCGAACTCGACAAACTCCCCAAAGTTTCCGGCGAAGCGGCGCAAGCGACATTCTCCACCGAAGTCAACAAGCTGCTCGAGCAGGCCTTCAAAGAAGCGGCCAACTTTAAAGACGAATATGTTTCCACCGAGCATCTCCTGCTGGCCATCACGCACCTCAAGCGTGACATCGCGCAGCAGATTCTCGCCCAGCACGGCGCTACCTACGACGCGATCCTGAAAGCGCTGACCGTCGTCCGCGGCTCGCAGAAAGTTACCGACCAGAATCCCGAAGCCAAATATCAGGCATTGGAACGCTATGCCCGCGACCTGACCGAGCAGGCTCGCCGCGGCAAGCTCGACCCTGTCATCGGACGCGACGAAGAAATCCGCCGCGTCGTCCAGGTGCTCTCGCGCCGTACGAAAAATAATCCCGTGCTCATCGGCGAGCCCGGTGTCGGCAAGACCGCCATTGTCGAGGGCCTCGCCCAGAGAATCATCTCCGGCGACGTGCCCGAAGTCCTCAAGAACAAGCGCGTGGTCGCGCTCGATCTGGGCGCGATGCTCGCGGGCGCGAAATATCGCGGAGAATTTGAAGACCGGCTCAAAGCGGTGCTCAAGGAAATTGAAGACTCGCAAGGCCAGATCGTTCTCTTCATCGACGAACTGCATACGCTGGTGGGTGCGGGCGCATCTGAAGGAGCCATCGACGCCTCCAACATGCTCAAGCCGGCGCTGGCTCGCGGCGAACTGCGCGCCATCGGTGCTACCACGCTCAACGAATACCGCAAGTACATCGAAAAAGACGCAGCCCTCGAACGCCGCTTTCAGATCGTCTTCGTCGGCGAGCCTAACGTCGAAGACACCATCTCGATTCTTCGTGGCCTGAAAGAAAAATACGAAGTGCATCACGGCGTCCGCATCAAAGACTCCGCCATCGTCGCCGCGGCTACGCTCTCTCACCGCTACATCACCGACCGCTTCCTGCCCGACAAGGCCATCGACTTGATCGACGAAGCGGCCTCCTCGCTGCGCATCCAGATCGACTCGCTGCCTACCGAGATCGATCAACTCGATCGCAAGGCCACGCAGCTCGAAATCGAAAAGCAGGCGCTGAAGAAAGAAGACGACGTATATTCCCGCGAACGGCTGGCGATCATCGAAAAGGAACTCGCCGAAATTCGCGAGAAATCCAATACGCTGAAGGCGAACTGGAAAAAAGAAAAAGATCTCATCGCCCGCGTTCGCGCCCTGAAAGAGCAAATTGAAAAGCTAAGAGTTGAAGAACAATCCGAGCTGCGCAAGGGCAATAACGAGCGCGTCGCCGAAGTTCGTTTTGGCCTGATCCCGCAGGCCGAGCAGGAGCTCGCCCGGCTCAGCAAACAAATGGAAAGCCAGGGCGGCCAGCGCATGCTCAAGGAAGAAGTCGACGAAGAGGATGTCGCCCGCATCGTCTCCAAATGGACCGGCATCCCCGTTTCGAAAATGCTCGAAGGCGAAGTAAAAAAGCTGGTCACCATGGAAGATCGCCTGCGCCAGCGCGTGGTCGGTCAGGACGCGGCTCTGGAGCGCGTAGCCAACGCAATACGCCGTTCCCGCGCGGGACTGAGCGATCCCAAACGCCCTATCGGCTCCTTCATCTTTCTAGGGCCCACCGGCGTGGGCAAAACCGAACTCGCCCGCGCGCTCGCCGAATTTCTGTTCGACGACGAGCGCGCTCTCCTTCGCATCGACATGTCCGAATACATGGAGAAGCACTCGGTCGCCCGACTGATCGGCGCACCTCCCGGCTACGTCGGCTACGAAGAAGGCGGACAACTCACCGAACAGGTCCGTCGCCGTCCCTATGCGGTCGTGTTGTTCGACGAAATCGAAAAGGCGCATCCCGACGTCTTCAACATCCTGTTGCAAATCATGGACGATGGCCGCCTGACCGACGGCAAAGGTCGCGTCGTCGATTTCAAGAACACAATTCTGATCATGACCTCGAACATCGGCTCGGCTTTCCTGCAAGGCGAAGGCGAGCGCTCAGAGCAGCAATTCGAAGATGCCTCGAAGCAAGTTTTGCAGGCTCTGCACGCGAGCTTCAGGCCGGAGTTCCTGAACCGCGTCGACGACATCATCGTCTTCCGTCCGCTCGGCAAGGAACAACTGGTGCACATCATCGAATTGCGCCTCGAAGACGTCCGCCGCCTGCTCGCCGATCGCAAGATTTCGCTCGAGCTAACCGACGCCGCGAAAGACTTGCTCTTCACGCAAGGCTACGATCCCAACTTCGGAGCTCGCCCTTTGAAGCGCGCGATTCAAAAACTGGTGCAGGATCCTCTGGCCATGAAGATCCTCGACGGCGAAGTCCTGCACGGCGACCACATCGTGGTCGACGCCGACAAAAGAATCGGCAAGATGAAATTCGAAGTCAGCAAGAGAGTAGGCGAGACCGCCGAAGCAAAGCGTTAA
- a CDS encoding DUF1080 domain-containing protein, with the protein MNRRFLLISLALLSLTHLCAAQATMKWKIHDPNRPLPPVIDPGTASTQETPGRPPSDAVVLFDGKDLSHWVDADGKPAKWKVENGYMEVVAKTGNISSREAFGDCQFHVEFAEPTPPEGESQERGNSGVFLMSQFEIQVLDSYENKTYADGQASAVYGQYPPLVNASRPPGQWQTYDIIFHRQHFKDGKLSRPARVTVLHNGVLVQDNVELTGPTAHGERPPYKSGPDKLPIQLQDHGHSVRYRNLWIRELKE; encoded by the coding sequence ATGAACCGAAGATTTCTGCTGATTTCGCTCGCTCTGCTTTCACTCACTCATCTCTGCGCAGCCCAGGCTACGATGAAATGGAAAATCCACGACCCCAACCGCCCGCTCCCGCCCGTCATCGATCCGGGAACCGCTAGTACTCAAGAAACACCCGGTCGCCCTCCTTCCGATGCCGTCGTCCTTTTCGACGGCAAAGATCTGTCGCACTGGGTCGACGCCGACGGCAAGCCCGCGAAATGGAAGGTCGAGAACGGCTACATGGAAGTCGTCGCCAAGACCGGAAACATTTCCTCGCGCGAGGCTTTCGGCGATTGCCAGTTCCACGTCGAATTCGCCGAGCCCACACCGCCTGAGGGAGAAAGCCAGGAACGCGGCAACAGCGGAGTCTTCCTGATGAGCCAGTTCGAAATCCAGGTGCTCGATTCGTATGAGAATAAAACTTACGCCGACGGTCAGGCCTCGGCAGTCTACGGACAGTATCCGCCGTTAGTAAACGCGTCGCGTCCACCGGGGCAGTGGCAGACCTACGACATCATCTTTCACCGCCAGCATTTCAAAGACGGCAAACTCTCCCGCCCCGCGCGCGTCACCGTTCTGCACAACGGAGTTCTCGTGCAGGACAACGTGGAACTCACCGGCCCCACCGCCCACGGCGAGCGCCCTCCCTACAAATCGGGCCCCGACAAACTGCCGATACAACTGCAAGATCACGGCCATTCCGTGCGCTATCGCAACCTCTGGATTCGCGAACTGAAGGAATAA
- a CDS encoding MBL fold metallo-hydrolase encodes MHQLTLGDFELSIFSDGTYPLDGGAFFGVVPKIMWTRKLASDDKNYVTAGLNSLLIRTGKQTVLVETGMGNKLSARMAKFYGQPAQLLTNLAAGGIAPEDIDIVINSHLHFDHCGWNTVRDSNGKFVATFPRAQYYAPAGEWQYARHPSERDAISYISENYDPLVESGQMKLLQGGEEIVPGVSVKTFPGHTAHMQAVIVQSQGRTACYISDLMPTTAHIDLTWGMSFDLYPLQTIESKKQYYAQAIPEKWLTVFTHDATTPWAYVEKDDLGKMVARKV; translated from the coding sequence ATGCATCAGCTCACGCTCGGCGACTTCGAACTCAGCATATTTTCCGACGGCACTTATCCGCTCGACGGCGGCGCATTCTTCGGCGTGGTGCCCAAAATCATGTGGACGCGCAAACTCGCCTCCGACGACAAGAATTACGTCACTGCCGGATTGAACTCGCTCCTCATCCGCACCGGCAAACAAACCGTGCTGGTGGAAACCGGCATGGGCAACAAGCTCTCGGCCCGCATGGCCAAGTTTTACGGCCAGCCGGCGCAGCTGCTGACAAATCTCGCAGCCGGCGGGATCGCCCCCGAAGACATCGACATCGTCATCAACTCGCACCTGCACTTCGATCATTGCGGATGGAACACTGTCCGCGACTCGAACGGAAAGTTCGTCGCCACGTTCCCGCGCGCGCAATATTACGCGCCCGCAGGCGAATGGCAATACGCGCGCCATCCCAGCGAACGCGACGCCATTAGCTATATCTCCGAAAACTACGACCCGCTGGTCGAAAGCGGCCAGATGAAGTTGCTGCAAGGCGGAGAAGAAATCGTCCCCGGCGTTTCTGTCAAAACTTTCCCCGGCCACACGGCCCACATGCAAGCCGTGATTGTGCAGAGCCAGGGACGAACCGCCTGCTACATCTCCGATCTCATGCCCACTACTGCGCACATCGACCTGACCTGGGGCATGAGCTTCGACCTTTACCCTCTACAAACGATCGAGAGCAAAAAGCAATACTACGCGCAGGCGATCCCGGAGAAGTGGCTTACTGTCTTCACCCACGATGCCACTACCCCGTGGGCGTACGTCGAAAAAGACGACCTCGGCAAAATGGTTGCCAGAAAAGTCTGA